A genomic region of Arvicola amphibius chromosome X, mArvAmp1.2, whole genome shotgun sequence contains the following coding sequences:
- the LOC121677022 gene encoding doublesex- and mab-3-related transcription factor C1-like, with product MGDPGATLTSTPDPKAMQHKLNLLYPAPFLTPHAANVTGHRLLVSVMSGKPKVISCPSCIRLHSEHSLEEERNPRVGKDAKFVKASKWGRNIWKDGVSEAYVSCAWCFADGQESAVHRSEAMSHKVPQEGSSQGTHMPSQQREWAILPNVPVTLEQQPMISFSWAPRDPSFRPKRFSSVILQPSAPPGPLLLQPQVPNATKQDSVVAVLEWQRKLEAAKALLALKNSSQDPRDSASLQRHGSMPGDDGERGIQPPSSHLPPKPASSVSLSGHLECMSYLT from the exons ATGGGGGATCCAGGTgctactctgacctccactcctGACCCTAAAGCCATGCAACACAAACTCAACCTGCTGTACCCTGCTCCTTTTCTGACTCCACAT gctGCAAATGTCACAGGGCACCGCCTTCTTGTGAGTGTCATGTCTGGCAAG CCCAAAGTgatctcctgcccctcctgcatCAGGCTCCACAGTGAGCATTCActagaagaagaaaggaaccCCAGAGTTGGGAAAGATGCAAAGTTTGTCAAAGCCTCCAAATGGGGCCGGAATATTTGGAAGGATGGTGTCAGCGAGGCTTATGTAAGCTGTGCCTGGTGTTTTGCAGATGGGCAGGAGAGTGCTGTGCACAGGAGTGAGGCCATGTCCCACAAAGTTCCACAGGAG GGAAGTTCTCAGGGAACACATATGCCTAGCCAGCAGCGAGAATGGGCAATTCTGCCCAATGTTCCAGTGACCTTGGAGCAGCAAccaatgatttctttttcctgggcACCTCGTGATCCATCTTTCAGGCCCAAAAG ATTTTCAAGTGTGATCCTGCAACCCAGTGCTCCCCCTGGCCCTCTTCTTCTGCAGCCACAG GTCCCTAATGCCACCAAGCAGGATTCTGTTGTTGCTGTCTTAGAGtggcagaggaagctggaggcTGCCAAGGCCCTGTTGGCCCTGAAAAACTCTTCTCAGGATCCTCGTGATTCTGCCTCTCTGCAACGTCATGGCAGCATGCCAG gtgatgatggagagagaggaattcAGCCTCCTAGTTCCCACCTGCCACCAAAGCCTGCCAGCTCTGTCTCACTTTCTGGACATCTGGAGTGCATGTCCTACTTGACCTGA